From one Paenibacillus terrae HPL-003 genomic stretch:
- a CDS encoding stage VI sporulation protein F yields MSYQQYGISPQLVERIKLKMKNRALKERVKQQIEGVTKADLQNKAKVRQLVKSTSAILNERLTAAQEEQLTAFVLAQKIDPSNTFHLIKLWGMFR; encoded by the coding sequence TTGAGCTATCAGCAATATGGAATCAGTCCCCAACTGGTGGAGCGGATTAAGTTGAAAATGAAAAATCGTGCACTCAAGGAGCGGGTTAAGCAGCAGATCGAAGGTGTGACCAAGGCGGACCTGCAAAACAAAGCCAAGGTACGTCAACTTGTGAAGTCCACTTCCGCTATTTTGAACGAGCGGCTGACAGCTGCACAGGAAGAACAATTGACGGCCTTCGTACTGGCGCAAAAAATTGATCCGTCTAATACGTTCCATCTGATCAAGCTGTGGGGGATGTTTCGTTAA
- a CDS encoding DNA polymerase IV yields MNKRGKKTIFLADCQSFYTSIEKADNPEYQHKPLVVAGDPSLRSGIILAACPLAKKYGISTAERLGEAIKKCPDLTIVRPRMQHYIDVSLKITEIYNEYTDLVEVFSIDEQFLDITGSLSLFGDPVSIASEIQQKVMAQTGVWIRIGISSNKMLAKMATDIWAKKNESGIFALPPSDIAALLWSQPIRCMFGVGSRMEQHLERLGLNTIGDVARTPLPRLQDKFRSHFGKQSDIQAEVLWRTANGLDHSPVKPETFNTPPKSIGHMMTLPRDYLQPAEVETILLELTEEVCRDSRRKGYMGSVVTVHCICSPHEAPTGFSRQMKLPDPTNHTEKIYETVKKIFYTFWNHMPVRRAGVTLSGLMDDQLYQLDFFEDQERSRALEKVTDTLKDRYGQAIIMRASSLTNAGQALERSVKIGGHYR; encoded by the coding sequence TTGAACAAACGCGGAAAAAAAACTATATTTCTAGCAGACTGCCAAAGCTTTTATACCAGCATTGAAAAGGCCGACAATCCCGAATACCAGCATAAGCCGCTAGTCGTTGCTGGTGACCCTTCGCTGCGTTCAGGCATTATCTTGGCTGCGTGCCCACTTGCTAAAAAATACGGTATATCTACAGCAGAGCGTCTGGGCGAAGCGATAAAAAAATGTCCTGACCTTACCATTGTACGCCCGCGCATGCAGCATTATATCGACGTCTCATTAAAAATAACAGAAATTTATAACGAGTATACGGATTTGGTTGAGGTTTTCAGTATTGATGAGCAGTTTTTAGACATAACCGGAAGCCTCTCCCTATTCGGAGATCCGGTGAGTATCGCAAGTGAAATTCAACAAAAAGTAATGGCACAGACAGGTGTATGGATTCGCATCGGCATCAGTTCCAATAAAATGCTCGCTAAAATGGCGACAGATATATGGGCCAAGAAGAACGAAAGCGGCATTTTTGCCCTTCCTCCATCCGATATCGCAGCGCTACTGTGGTCTCAGCCGATTCGCTGCATGTTCGGTGTTGGCTCGCGTATGGAACAGCATTTGGAGAGGCTTGGGCTAAACACCATTGGAGACGTCGCACGCACTCCCTTGCCCCGGCTTCAGGATAAATTCCGGTCTCATTTCGGCAAGCAGTCAGATATTCAGGCAGAGGTTTTATGGCGAACTGCTAACGGTCTGGATCACAGTCCCGTCAAGCCGGAAACATTTAATACACCTCCCAAATCCATCGGTCATATGATGACTCTTCCCCGCGACTATCTCCAGCCTGCGGAAGTGGAAACCATTTTGCTTGAGCTAACAGAAGAGGTATGCCGGGACTCCCGTCGCAAAGGATATATGGGCTCGGTTGTGACCGTTCATTGTATATGCAGTCCGCACGAGGCACCGACAGGGTTTTCCCGACAGATGAAGCTGCCTGATCCTACAAACCATACCGAAAAGATATATGAAACCGTGAAAAAAATCTTTTATACCTTTTGGAACCATATGCCAGTGAGGCGCGCAGGTGTCACTTTAAGCGGTCTGATGGATGATCAGTTGTACCAGCTGGACTTTTTTGAAGATCAGGAGCGATCCCGAGCTTTGGAAAAAGTAACAGACACTTTAAAGGATCGATACGGTCAGGCGATCATCATGCGTGCATCATCGTTAACAAACGCCGGGCAGGCTCTGGAGCGATCCGTCAAAATTGGCGGTCATTACAGATAA
- the recG gene encoding ATP-dependent DNA helicase RecG, translating to MLQLDQIPLKQLHGVSALKEGELHAFGISNVQDMLEYYPFRYEDYRLRSLSEVKDGDKITVQAKIMGIPVLQRYGRKSRLTCKLMAEDWMFTATWFNRHFLKEQLTSGREIVVTGKWDLKRMQMTVSDSEFPDKGVARSGTLQPVYSVGGKITQTWMRKTMNQTLQQFGEMIPEILPESLVRKYSMVPRKQAIAGIHQPQDNREGQEARRRMVYEELFLFQLKMQAFRALNRGRADGVVHTVDNVTVREFVRALPFELTDAQKKVELEILHDLRSPYCMNRLLQGDVGSGKTVVAAIGLFATVRSGFQGALMVPTEILAEQHMRSLHKLFEPFGISVGLLTGSTTGKKRKELLASLQMGLLDIVVGTHALIQEDVYFRQLGLVVTDEQHRFGVNQRSILRRKGYNPDVLTMTATPIPRTLAITAFGDMDVSTLSERPKGRIPISTYWVKHELMNRVLGFISREVDQGRQAYLICPLIEESEKLDVQNAIDLHIQMQQAFPHYHVGLLHGRMTPAEKEEVMRSFYANEVQLLISTTVVEVGVDVPNATLMIIMDADRFGLSQLHQLRGRVGRGAYASYCVLVADPKSEVGQERMKVMTDTDDGFEVAKRDLDLRGPGDFFGTKQSGLPEFRLADMVADFEVLEKAREDATGLIADSSFWTSPQYEALRGYLQKEQIFQGDLID from the coding sequence ATGCTGCAATTGGATCAAATACCTTTAAAACAATTACACGGCGTGAGTGCTCTCAAAGAAGGAGAGCTTCACGCTTTTGGCATTTCTAACGTGCAGGACATGCTGGAATATTATCCGTTTCGGTATGAAGATTATCGCCTGCGCTCGCTAAGCGAAGTGAAGGACGGAGATAAGATTACGGTGCAGGCCAAAATTATGGGCATTCCCGTGCTTCAGCGTTACGGGCGCAAATCCAGATTGACTTGTAAACTGATGGCTGAGGATTGGATGTTTACAGCGACATGGTTCAATCGTCATTTTTTGAAGGAGCAGCTAACGTCAGGCCGCGAAATTGTCGTGACTGGCAAATGGGATCTGAAGCGAATGCAGATGACCGTTTCGGATTCCGAGTTTCCCGATAAAGGAGTCGCTCGTTCGGGGACGCTTCAGCCTGTGTATTCCGTAGGCGGTAAGATTACGCAGACCTGGATGCGAAAGACGATGAACCAGACACTCCAGCAGTTTGGCGAAATGATTCCCGAAATTTTGCCGGAGTCGCTTGTGCGTAAATACAGTATGGTGCCGCGTAAGCAGGCTATTGCGGGTATACACCAGCCTCAGGACAATCGAGAGGGACAAGAGGCCCGCCGCCGGATGGTATATGAAGAGCTGTTTTTATTTCAGCTAAAAATGCAGGCATTCCGTGCGTTGAACCGCGGCCGGGCAGACGGGGTTGTACATACGGTGGATAATGTCACGGTTCGCGAATTTGTGAGGGCCTTGCCGTTTGAGCTGACGGATGCTCAGAAGAAAGTCGAGCTTGAAATACTGCATGACCTGCGTTCGCCTTATTGTATGAACCGTCTGCTTCAAGGGGATGTTGGGTCAGGTAAAACTGTGGTTGCTGCCATCGGTTTGTTTGCTACGGTACGTTCCGGTTTTCAGGGGGCGCTGATGGTGCCAACGGAAATTTTGGCTGAACAGCATATGCGGTCGCTTCACAAGTTATTTGAACCGTTTGGGATTAGTGTAGGATTGTTGACAGGCAGTACGACCGGGAAGAAGCGTAAGGAGCTGCTGGCTTCGCTCCAGATGGGTCTGCTGGATATTGTGGTGGGCACGCATGCCCTTATTCAGGAAGATGTGTATTTCCGCCAGCTTGGGCTTGTCGTAACGGATGAGCAGCACAGGTTTGGTGTAAATCAGCGTAGTATATTGCGTCGCAAGGGCTATAATCCCGACGTTCTTACGATGACGGCAACGCCGATTCCGCGTACGCTGGCGATCACTGCATTTGGCGATATGGATGTCTCTACGTTGTCAGAGCGGCCAAAGGGGCGTATTCCGATTTCTACGTATTGGGTAAAGCATGAGCTGATGAATCGCGTGCTCGGATTTATTTCCCGTGAGGTAGATCAGGGACGGCAGGCTTATCTGATCTGCCCATTGATTGAGGAGTCCGAGAAGCTGGATGTACAGAATGCCATCGATCTGCATATTCAAATGCAACAGGCTTTTCCACATTACCACGTCGGTCTGCTGCATGGGCGAATGACTCCTGCTGAAAAGGAAGAGGTTATGCGTTCTTTCTATGCCAACGAAGTCCAGTTACTCATTTCAACGACAGTTGTAGAGGTGGGCGTAGACGTGCCGAATGCGACACTAATGATCATTATGGATGCCGACCGCTTTGGCTTGTCCCAGTTGCATCAGCTGCGTGGACGTGTCGGACGGGGTGCATATGCCTCTTACTGTGTGTTGGTCGCTGATCCCAAGTCTGAGGTGGGTCAGGAACGGATGAAGGTTATGACTGATACGGACGATGGTTTTGAAGTGGCTAAACGTGACTTGGATTTGAGAGGGCCGGGTGATTTTTTCGGTACCAAGCAAAGTGGGCTGCCCGAGTTTCGGTTAGCAGATATGGTAGCGGATTTTGAGGTGCTGGAAAAGGCACGTGAGGATGCGACTGGTTTGATCGCGGATTCGTCCTTTTGGACATCTCCGCAGTATGAAGCATTACGTGGCTATTTGCAAAAAGAGCAGATTTTCCAGGGAGATCTTATCGACTGA